In the Manis javanica isolate MJ-LG chromosome 14, MJ_LKY, whole genome shotgun sequence genome, one interval contains:
- the LOC140846063 gene encoding olfactory receptor 14I1-like produces the protein MLADTDNLTIFTEFLLKDVSSSRELQILQGLIFLVVYLGALAGNLLTFTIIVIDPHLHLPVYFFIGNLSLIDFGYITVTVPKSITNSLMGQEMISLRACAAQTFLFIFFGAAEFFFLVVMSYDRYIAICHPLHYASTVSPRFCTQASCGSWASGLVYSAVHTGTMFSHPFTESNVIHQFFCDVPQIMSISSQAVQFSEFVALAVSACIALLGFVILFASYVHIFSTVLHMHSVEAQKKALSTCSPQIATLTLFIISGLFALLGPVSNSSSIQTLLTAMFYSMVSPLVNPIIFSLRNREIKSAVHRMLKKIFQFHRRDFIF, from the coding sequence ATGTTAGCAGATACGGACAACCTCACCATCTTCACAGAATTCCTCCTGAAGGACGTCTCAAGCTCCCGGGAGCTCCAAATCTTGCAAGGTTTGATATTCTTAGTGGTTTATCTGGGTGCCCTGGCTGGAAATCTACTGACATTTACAATCATTGTTATAGATCCACATCTTCACTTGCCCGTGTACTTTTTTATCGGCAATTTATCCCTTATAGATTTTGGATACATCACAGTTACTGTTCCCAAATCCATCACAAATTCTTTGATGGGTCAGGAAATGATTTCTCTTAGAGCATGTGCTGCTCAgactttcctatttattttctttggagctGCAGAGTTCTTCTTCCTTGtggtcatgtcctatgaccgctacatTGCCATCTGTCACCCTCTGCACTATGCGTCCACTGTGAGCCCCCGTTTCTGCACACAGGCGTCATGTGGCTCatgggccagtgggctggtctattctgctgtccacacagggaccatgttcAGTCATCCCTTCACTGAGTCCAATgtgattcaccagtttttctgtgatgtacCTCAAATTATGAGCATTTCATCCCAGGCTGTGCAATTTTCTGAGTTTGTGGCCCTTGCTGTCAGTGCCTGCATTGCATTACTTGGCTTTGTCATCTTATTTGCCTCATATGTTCACATCTTTTCAACTGTGCTGCACATGCATTCTGTGGAAGCCCAGAAGAAAGCTTTGTCCACCTGCTCCCCCCAGATAGCTACACTTACTCTGTTTATAATTTCTGGATTGTTTGCTTTGTTAGGCCCTGTTTCAAATTCATCAAGCATTCAAACCCTCCTCACAGCTATGTTCTACTCCATGGTGTCCCCCTTAGTTAACCCCATCATCTttagcctgaggaacagggagattaAGTCTGCTGTCCatagaatgttaaagaaaattttcCAGTTCCAcagaagagattttattttttaa